CGTGGCGGTGTCGCCCTTGACCGTGACCTTCGGCGCGACCTTGAGGTAGCCCTCGAACGGAGCGGTCAGGTCCATCTCGCGTGTGGGTCCCATCGTGGCCTCCCCTACATCCCGGCGGGCTTGACGCCCAGGATCCGGCAGGTCTGCTCGTCGAGGCCGATCGCGCGCAGCCGCTCGCGCGAGCCGCGCAGCGACTCGACGGCGTTGACGCCCAGCGCGCCGAGGATCTCCTGCAGCTCGTGGCTCCACGCGTGCACGAGGTTGACGAGCCGCTCGGCGCCCCACTCGGGGTCGACGCGCCGGGTGAGCTCGGGCTTCTGTGTGGTCAGACCCCACGAGCAACAGCCCGTGTGGCACCCCTGGCACAGGTGGCAGCCGAGCGCCATCAGCGTCGCCGAGCCGATCGCGACCACGTCGGCACCGAGCGCGATGGCCTTGGCGGCGTCCGCGGAAGAGCGGATCGAGCCCGCGGCGACGATCGACGCGTTGTTGCGGATGCCCTCATCGCGCAGGCGCTGGTCGACGGCCGCGATGGCGATCTCGACCGGTATGCCGATGTGGTCGCGGATCACCTGCGGCGCCGCGCCCGTGCCTCCCTTGAAGCCGTCGAGGTAGACGTAGTCGGCGCCCGCGCGCACGATGCCGCTCGCGATCGCCGCGACGTTGTGCACGGCGGCGATCTTCACGCCGACCGGCTTGTAGCCGCTCGCCTCCTTGAGCGAGTAGATCAGCTGGCGCAGGTCCTCGATCGAGTAGATGTCGTGGTGTGGGGCGGGCGAGATGGCGTCCGTGCCCTGCGGGATCATGCGGGTGGAGGAGACCTCGCGGTTGATCTTCTCGCCCGGCAGGTGCCCGCCGATGCCCGGCTTGGCGCCCTGCCCGATCTTGATCTCGATCGCCGCGCCGCGGTTGAGGTACTCGGGGTCGACGCCGAAGCGCCCCGACGCGACC
This Actinomycetota bacterium DNA region includes the following protein-coding sequences:
- a CDS encoding FMN-binding glutamate synthase family protein, which encodes MPQTLIQPEFRVKIDYDKCHKCGRCVQQCGWGAYAFNERPLPDDSKCRACHRCVTYCPAHCITIEKNPLAYRDNDNWSAALRKNVWKQAETGGVLLTGMGNDKPYLRIFDHLVLDACQVTNPSIDPLREPMELRTYVGRKPDSVEVEPDGEGGFRLAPGAGMTNNIMLETPIIFSPMSYGSVSLNVHKSLAMAATRLGTLMNTGEGGLHADLYPYADHVIVQVASGRFGVDPEYLNRGAAIEIKIGQGAKPGIGGHLPGEKINREVSSTRMIPQGTDAISPAPHHDIYSIEDLRQLIYSLKEASGYKPVGVKIAAVHNVAAIASGIVRAGADYVYLDGFKGGTGAAPQVIRDHIGIPVEIAIAAVDQRLRDEGIRNNASIVAAGSIRSSADAAKAIALGADVVAIGSATLMALGCHLCQGCHTGCCSWGLTTQKPELTRRVDPEWGAERLVNLVHAWSHELQEILGALGVNAVESLRGSRERLRAIGLDEQTCRILGVKPAGM